In a single window of the Nocardiopsis composta genome:
- a CDS encoding Imm7 family immunity protein, with product MFEYHGWITVRETAADDDDEARLRRIVEGLRPRIAEMAGPHLLDLRWVNGEPFIHLGGSSNHRSAPDVVGLFGHVAEVAPGSYGLLHVRDDEDPGRENEVRVLRLARGAVSWHTEALLSPCIPTLEDPFSG from the coding sequence ATGTTCGAGTACCACGGCTGGATCACGGTCAGGGAGACCGCGGCCGATGACGACGACGAGGCCCGGCTGCGGCGGATCGTCGAAGGGCTCCGGCCGCGCATCGCCGAGATGGCAGGGCCCCACCTCCTCGACCTCAGGTGGGTGAACGGCGAGCCCTTCATCCACCTGGGCGGCTCCTCCAACCACCGCTCGGCGCCCGATGTCGTCGGCCTGTTCGGGCATGTGGCGGAGGTCGCCCCCGGCTCCTACGGGCTGCTGCACGTCCGCGACGACGAGGACCCGGGCCGGGAGAACGAGGTCCGCGTGCTCAGGCTCGCCCGGGGTGCGGTCTCCTGGCACACGGAGGCCCTGCTGTCCCCGTGCATCCCGACGCTGGAGGACCCCTTCTCGGGCTGA
- a CDS encoding phosphotransferase enzyme family protein, producing the protein MGADAESGERPFGRERAREVLAEACRAAGLAPEGAREVAFGENAVFDLEAEPVVVRIGRSAALLDRARREAEVAAWLAAEGVPAVRPAAGAPGALLVAGHPVTFWDRLPEPVRPAGGADLGALLRRVHALGEPPFRLPRRDLLAGVDRWLAAAAGHIDPADAAYLLRRRDACAERIAGLRPLLQPGPIHGDALPRNVHVGPDGPVLVDLETFATDLREHDLVVMALARDRYGLPEAEYRAFTAAYGRDADAEWEGAGALRGARETASAAWVAQHVPGDPRALEEFRRRVASLRAGDATARWHAF; encoded by the coding sequence ATGGGGGCGGACGCGGAATCGGGGGAGCGGCCCTTCGGGCGGGAGCGGGCCCGGGAGGTGCTGGCCGAGGCGTGCCGGGCGGCCGGTCTTGCGCCCGAGGGCGCGCGGGAGGTCGCGTTCGGGGAGAACGCGGTGTTCGACCTGGAGGCGGAGCCGGTCGTGGTGCGGATCGGGCGCAGCGCCGCGCTCCTGGACCGGGCGCGGAGGGAGGCGGAGGTCGCCGCCTGGCTCGCCGCCGAGGGGGTCCCCGCGGTGCGGCCCGCCGCCGGCGCCCCGGGGGCGCTGCTGGTCGCCGGCCACCCGGTGACCTTCTGGGACCGGCTGCCCGAGCCGGTCCGCCCGGCCGGCGGCGCCGACCTCGGTGCGCTGCTGCGCCGGGTGCACGCGCTCGGCGAGCCCCCGTTCCGGCTGCCCCGCCGCGACCTGCTCGCCGGAGTCGACCGCTGGCTGGCGGCGGCCGCCGGGCACATCGACCCCGCCGATGCCGCCTACCTGCTCCGGCGGCGCGACGCCTGCGCCGAGCGGATCGCCGGGCTGCGCCCGCTGCTGCAGCCCGGTCCGATCCACGGCGACGCCCTGCCGCGCAACGTGCACGTCGGCCCGGACGGCCCGGTCCTGGTCGACCTGGAGACCTTCGCCACCGACCTGCGCGAGCACGACCTGGTGGTGATGGCGCTGGCCAGGGACCGGTACGGCCTGCCCGAGGCGGAGTACCGGGCGTTCACCGCGGCCTACGGGCGGGACGCGGACGCCGAATGGGAGGGGGCCGGTGCGCTGCGCGGCGCCCGGGAGACGGCGAGCGCCGCCTGGGTCGCCCAGCACGTGCCGGGCGACCCGCGCGCCCTGGAGGAGTTCCGCCGCAGGGTGGCGTCGCTGCGCGCGGGCGACGCGACGGCGCGCTGGCACGCGTTCTGA
- a CDS encoding nitroreductase family deazaflavin-dependent oxidoreductase, which translates to MNEVRRCRPNGLERHRHRLPVHLYRWRLGWLLGGRFLLLAHVARRSGRVLRTVVEVVEHDPASGAYVVCSGFGERADWYRNLRVRPRASVLVGLRRFQAEACFPDPDEGAALMARYAERHPRAAGAPAGCAAAGAAVPAEEYRRLGRCLPFVRLVPCPD; encoded by the coding sequence ATGAACGAGGTCAGGAGATGCCGCCCGAACGGGCTGGAGAGGCACCGCCACCGGCTGCCGGTGCACCTGTACCGGTGGCGGCTGGGCTGGCTGCTCGGCGGGCGGTTCCTGCTGCTCGCGCACGTCGCCCGCCGCTCCGGGAGGGTGCTGCGGACGGTGGTCGAGGTCGTCGAGCACGACCCGGCCTCCGGGGCGTACGTGGTCTGCTCCGGGTTCGGCGAGCGGGCCGACTGGTACCGGAACCTGCGGGTGCGGCCCCGGGCGTCGGTGCTGGTGGGGCTGCGCCGGTTCCAGGCGGAGGCCTGCTTCCCCGATCCCGACGAGGGCGCCGCGCTGATGGCACGGTACGCGGAGCGCCACCCGCGGGCCGCCGGGGCGCCGGCCGGCTGCGCGGCCGCCGGAGCCGCGGTCCCCGCCGAGGAGTACCGCCGCCTGGGCCGGTGCCTGCCGTTCGTCCGCCTCGTTCCCTGCCCGGACTGA